TTTGTTTACAGATTTTGGTATGAAAAATATCCAACTCTTCTCTGCCTTCATCGGAGAAATCTGTATTCAACGCTGATTTCTTAGCAATGAGGGGAATCATATTTTTATCAATAGTATCACCAATGTTTTCGATATAATTTACAATGGACATCATCCCATATACATCTTGAATCTGGTGGTCAGATAATTCATGCTGTCCAATTTTCCGAAGGTATCTCACTATCCGCTCATCCAGATAATCCAGTTTTTCTTCTCGCATTTCTATTCCTTCTACTAGGGACAGTTGCGGGTAAATCTTATCCTGCAGTGGTTCATTGGTGGTAAAGGGTTCAATTACTGCTTCCAGCATGCGTCCGATGATCTTTGCCATACGCGAAATCTCACTGCGGGATAGATCAATCGCAATCGCCGGGTGTGATATCTGCGAATCGTCAAGATGCCATGTTGCCGGGATAATTCCTTTCTCAACTTCCTTATCCGGCAGCATCTTGTAAACATAATGTGCCAGGATGGTTGTAAATGGCAGGAAAACCAGCCCGACCGTTAGATTAAAGATTGTATGAGCATTGGCGATTTGCCTGGGGGTTTCGGATGCTAGTTTATCCATCCCAACACTTGAAGATGTTGGTGAAATTGATCTTATGATTTCTGCGAAAGTAGGTATCCAAAAAATAAATAAGAGGACTCCGCCAATTTTAAATATTACATGAGCGATTGCAACACGCCTTGCTTCTCTCGAGGTCCCAATACTTGCTAACCCAGCCGTAATACATGTACCAATATTTGCACCAAATATTAACGGTATACCTGCGTCAAGAATAAGTAATCCTTGTTGCGCCAGGACAATAACAATTCCAGTAAAAGCACTGCTGCTCTGGATCAAAGCAGTGAAAACAACCCCTACCAAAAGCCCAAGAATCGGATTTTCCAAACCTCTGAGCATATCGATAAAAGGTTGGTAGGTGCGCAGTGGTTTCATGGCATCGGACATGAGTTTCATCCCGAAGAAAAGAATACCAAAGCCCATTATGACTTCGCAAATATGTTTACTATTTCCCTTCCTAGAAAACATCCTGATTGCAAAACCAATAGCAATCATTAACAGTGCATAATCTGTTAATTTAAATGCTATTAGTTGTGCCGTTATTGTTGTGCCGATATCAGCTCCAAGAATCACACCGAGG
This is a stretch of genomic DNA from Candidatus Neomarinimicrobiota bacterium. It encodes these proteins:
- a CDS encoding Na/Pi cotransporter family protein, which encodes MKNINTLKRKWSMLIVVLLSVLNPLRAANADATIQWAMLVFSLFGGLALFLFGMEQMSEGMKKTAGDKMRSILSALTNNRLIGMTVGAFVTMVIQSSSATTVMLVSFVQAQLMTFVQSLGVILGADIGTTITAQLIAFKLTDYALLMIAIGFAIRMFSRKGNSKHICEVIMGFGILFFGMKLMSDAMKPLRTYQPFIDMLRGLENPILGLLVGVVFTALIQSSSAFTGIVIVLAQQGLLILDAGIPLIFGANIGTCITAGLASIGTSREARRVAIAHVIFKIGGVLLFIFWIPTFAEIIRSISPTSSSVGMDKLASETPRQIANAHTIFNLTVGLVFLPFTTILAHYVYKMLPDKEVEKGIIPATWHLDDSQISHPAIAIDLSRSEISRMAKIIGRMLEAVIEPFTTNEPLQDKIYPQLSLVEGIEMREEKLDYLDERIVRYLRKIGQHELSDHQIQDVYGMMSIVNYIENIGDTIDKNMIPLIAKKSALNTDFSDEGREELDIFHTKICKQISRLKEAFSELDPDIAKHIMLKEEKYADLETEYRTRHLERLHEEREESIETHEIHMELMDLLKQINVYTGDIAKTIHKMAEAT